CCAGAATGAAGTTGTGAAGCACAGTGGTTCAGTGGTTAACACTGTAGGGagggtctgtctgtgtgtgggttCTCTACTTGCACTGCAGCACAAAGTCCAAGGCTTCCTCGGTGACAGCTACCTCTGTGAAAATCGCTTTGTTAAGTAATGAAAgtatgagagacagagaggcaacCCTGCCTAGAGTGAGTACATCCTAAATCTACACAGTTTCACTTCCTGGATAAACAGATGTTTTAGGAATAAATTAATGTGAAGGCTGGAGGACATCCGGCGTGGAAGCAGTCCAGAGGTGCACAGGGAGTGAAGAGCAGACATCCAGATCCACATCACTGAGGTCTGTACTTTTACAGTGTCAGAACCTCACATAGAACCAAACACTCATGTTCTAATAACATACTGTACACTTATatttaaatgttgctgtttACAACACAATCAAAccaaatggagaaaaagaatGTAGTGGTCACATATGTGGTTATATATTAACTAAATTCATAAAATTCTGCCCTCGATTTTTAGAAAATTTTATAGTTTATGATATAAACATTTTTCAGATCTGCAATCTTATACATCATGTCAGGTCAGcaggttagtgtgtgtgtgtgtttttgtaactgTGACGTGTTCTTACCGACGAAGGTGAAGCGCTCCATATGTGGACGTACGCAGCAGATTTTGCCCAAACTCTCGCTGATCTTCCCCCACACTTTGActgagcagagaggaggaagtTCAGACCCTCAGCATCAGTTGATTAGCACATGCTAAAATTACCATCATTGTCTCAGTAAGAATTTAAGCTGGACTGAAGTCTGACTCACTGGCCGTGGGCTTGTGATTCATGTTGTTGTGGTTCTGGTAGATGGACGTGGTCTGGTTCTGTGGCTGACCAATCACAGGAGTGGTTGATGGCGTGTTGACATTGGACAGAATGCAGCCGGTGACTCTCTGAGGGACACAAACATTCAAACTGCACTTTCATCTCTGAGTCATTAAAAGTGCTTTTTCTCGATTACTCAGCAGAATTTAGCAAAACCTTTCCTGACAGTTTCAGGCGGTTTgaaagaaattttaaatttttCCTAGCTGTGGTTAAGCTCCTTAGCTCAGAGGTTAGTGGGGAACAGAGACTTCTGCACTGCCGCTTTGTTCAGCGAACCAAATATGGCCCATACGGTGCAGCGTGTTCACTGGACTACAGTCACCATCCAAACATAATGCCAGGATCTGCTGTCTGCTTTCCCccgtttgtctctctgtgttgtctGGCAGGTTTCTGATAAGTGCAACTAGAAGCACCAGTCCAGTCTCCCTGGAGCATTTAAGAGCTGCCTGTTTCAGATCCATTCACCTTCAGCCTGGTTATTTTAGGTTTCACAGTTACTCACACACCTAACGCTGAAACACTCCTCCAGTTGCTGACACACTCGACAACAATTTGGTTAATAAATTGATCGATTTTGGTTAAAGCTCTGTCTTTGTCATGACTTATGAACCATGACAGTACATATAGTACGTACATACAGTTGTGCTCACAAACAGGTGTAAATGGCTGCTAAAGGTAAGCATCCTCAACTGTGATCTGTTTGCTtgtaatcagtgtgtgtgtattaaaagTCAGTGAGTTCCTGGGCTCCTGGTAGACCCTGCATGTTTCATCCAGTGCTGCACTGATGTTGCACTCTGAATTATCAAAGAATCTGCAGGAGAAAATATGTTATCtttataaaacaggaaaagataTCCAAGGAACTGAGACTGCCAATCAGCAGTGTTCAAACTCTAATTAAAAAGTGGAAAATGAGTCACACTCAGGTAGACCAACAAAAATTGTTCAGGATGCAATGAAAAAACCACAAATAACTCCAGCTGATGCACCGGACTCTGAAAGCAGTGGTGTGGCAGCTTTACCATCTGAGCAAATGAAGCTTCTCGTCCACCACAACCACAAAACACTTGAGGCTGTCGCTGCTGTCACAGGAGGCCATACGCAGGATTAAGAAGGTAAACTTTACATCAGGGTAGTTTCTGctgttgattttaaaaaaaggcaaacacagttatttaataataattaaccACTAAGCATGAGTGAAAGAAAAGTTGGTGTTAAAtgccccccacccaaaaaattacaaattctgCCAgatataaacttttttttttttttttcttttgcgtttttggccacagcggcttttgttggcagtggagagagacaggaaatgggggaaagatacaggggaagacacgcgggcaaattggcgacaggccgggacgcgaacccgcgccgcccacaccgcaacgcggcatatgtatgtggtcaccggcttcaccactaagccacccaggcgccccagatgtaaacttttgagcacaactgtaGGTAACAGGAGGCGTGTCAGAGGAGTCTGGGCCTGGCTGAAGGCCGAAGTTGATAATCAGTCACTTTGTTACAAATGTTACTGGAGACTTAGTTCAATTAAAGATGCTGGTTTTCATGCTAAAACGCTTCTGTTACACTGACCTGAGCAGTTCCATAATTCAGTCcttaaaatgaatatttaagTAAGCAGCTGCTTTCTGTGCTGTACAGTGAAAACAGTGAAGGGCTTCCTCCATCATTTAGAGCAGTTTACTGTCCCGTTAGAGGCTGAACCAAGAGTACTTTAGTCTCTTCTGCTCGGTGCTGCTGAATCAGCCTTTTGGGCTTCGATCCCTCTCAGGCCTCTTTATTCCTGTCCTGTATTTTCTACGCACAGTCAAAATGTTCCCTCTTCAGGAAGAGCGTACCCACCTTCATCAGGTCACGGTGATGCTCCAGCACGCTGCAGGTGGTCTGCCAGGTGTCCTGGTAACACTCCCAGGGGTCCACCCTTCAAACAAAGAACGATGAATTCAACACAAACGCTGGTTTCAGCTTCTCACTAAAACTTCCTGCAGATGTTTCACACTAAGACCCTGCCACAGAATTAGAGGCTCTTTATGCACTAAACAGCTGGGCTCCAGACTATTTATCCAGCTTCTTACTGAACTCCCTGCTGCTCTGGTCTTTGATCGCAGGGCGGAGCCTTTCAGTTTGAGGCACTGTGACCTTTGAACCGTCTCCAGCTGCAAATGTTTCTGCTTAAActtgataaataaatgttacttTCATACGTACTCCGTAACGTCCACATAAAATCCCAGAAtctcactcagcaaactggagctccgcctccTTGGATGCTCTGTTAGTCCAGTGAAGCCACAGCAGTCATTTCATTATTGGTCATTTGTTATAGTGGTTTCTAGTATATAATCATTAATAAATATAGATGACTTGTTATCAGGGCTATTAAATAATAACTCACTCTGTGTGTACACGAACAGCTGAATAAGTCCAAACTCTCGTGTTTCCACCTGTGAGGCATCTACAACTCAAAGttatttttatgatttgctgatcccccaccaaaaaaaaaaaaaaaaaaaaaagctactgaGCCACATACTGGGATGTTTTAGGGCTTGTTAATGTGAAACTCTCTGCAGGAAGTCCTGTCTCTGACATAGCTCAGATGTGGTTGTTTCCAGAGTAAACGCCTTTAAAAGGTGGGCGgtctcacctgatccagtcagAATTCTGCACGGCCAGCTGACACATGGTGAGACGATGTCTGCTAGACACGAgaccctgcagacacacagagcagcaccgTCAGCCCACAGCGTCACATCGCTGAGCAATCCAAGCAAAGCAAACATAGAGCAAAGAGAGTTTGTGTGACTACATACCAACATTGAGGGACCAGACAAAATATGCAGGTTACAGGCCATGCATGGAAGGATCAGTACATTTATCTGAATGCAAATTTCCCATCTTGATGGGTAAATGCAACAAGCAAGGAAAGGAAGCTAAACCCACCCAGCAAAAACTCCCTGAGAAGAGGCTGAAGAAGTCTGAACTATGGTGACATTTGGtgagaaagtgaaagaaaaagatgtttGTGGTTGAAAGAAAGAGGACATCTCCCCCtcatctcgttttcatttgttgacgaaagtgtcacttaatttcgtcatcgcttttatccttttaggtagtttttatttagttatcgtctcgttttcgtcacaaaataaaagggacgaaattaacactggtctgCAGAGGCCAGAACAACAAATTATGTCCAGAGTGCGACCTTTGGTGTGAGTAGGAAGTTGGTGAACTGGTGAAATCCAAAACTCTCGAGGAAGGATGAAAAGTATTTGATGAGAGGAAGATTAatggactcatttctactcctgctcactcccagtgaagatctgagcatcttcagctctgcctcctgtctttgtgtcagagccaccatctccaaacatcacagcaggtctcactaacATCCTGTaaaccttctctttcactctggctgctctccttctgtcacaaaaaaCCTGTAAGTTGCTGGGTGGGAAGTTTGTTCTGATGCGATGGTCTTCTTGCtctcatgttttctctttttcttcattaaacattctttttccagctgctgttttgtctGATTATCATCTTTGGGTTTTGATTGGGCATGTCTCTTCAACCCTGTGAGGAACTGAAACCAGCCCTCCTCCAGCTTCATGCAGCTAAGGTCCCCTTTCTGGTGCTTTCTGTGATTTTCCACTGAAATCTGCAGTACTTGTGACATTGTGGTGACTTGTAATTGAAATATGGTGACAAATTAACCTGCACTGACTCACAAAGAGTCAGTAAACTGGATACATTCAGTGCTAATCAAAATATGGGACAAGGGATTAAGTCTTTCTGGTAGCATGAAAGGAAATGCGAGGGGATGGTAGCCAATCAATGAAACACAGAAGCAGCAGGAGccactgtagcagtgatccaacCATCAAAGATCAGCAGCCAGATTATCAGGATGATCAGACCAAGTGGAACATTTTCTGCTTTTGCGTGTGTCTGAAGAAGGCCACGTCATGCTTCCACTTGCATATAAAACCTGCTGCATTACTTTCTGGGGACAGATAGGTTTGTGAGTCATCAGGTCTGACACGCTAATGAGGTAATAAGCGATGTGAATAATTTCCATCGCTaataaaacatcagccagatcgttcagcagcaggtgaagatgctggaaaaaaaaataaagattcatATTTGGAACAACAGGAACAAAGATTCCTGATGTGGCTGAAACTGGATTTCTGTAGCATCTATTATtcatgctgtgtgtttgtgtagaggCAGAGCAAAAGTAGGACAAGACCTTCATTAATTCCTGCAGGAAACAGagtggaaaacagcagcagcagaaagctgCAGACAGCGTGATCTTATCTGCACtccaatcaaacaaaaaaaaacacattctgcACTCTGCGGGAGGCTGAAGTCACATCTTAAAGGCAACTGTCATGATTATTAACAACAGCAAATACATCAAATCTGTTTTTATAATTTCAGAAATGCTATTACATTTATAAGGAGCAGAAACTGGGTGAATTCTGTTTCTGACCAGCCCGGCTTCATTCCAGACGCTTCATCTCTTGGGTGTCATGTTTCAGAGCATTGCATTTGCTTTGCCATCATTTCCAACATGCAGTTTTATTCAGGTGTGCTGCACTCACAGGAAATATTGTCCTACCCAGATTTCAAGATTTCAGTTACTTCTTACATACAAGGAAGTAacgagacacacacacacacacacacacacatatatatatatatatatatatatatatatatatatatatatatatatatatatatatatatatatatatatatatatatttatggaCATAACCATGTGGGATTCACATTAGCACTTTGGCCccagtcatgttgtttttttggtgccAGAAGTGACCGTATTTGGACAAGAGGGTAgaatgctaagttatcagcAAATGCTAgctagcaagctgcatccaagctgctcagtgacatcCAAGAACTTCACTCAGCAAACTGCAGTGCCGCCTTCTTGGgcagtctgttagtccaatgaagccacagcagtcacattattggtcagataattgcattaaaaaggctccaacagcaccaacacagtccagaggtccagttcagggactccagttaggtgaggtgaagcctagcaggcagctagcagctacagccacctgtgtcgccatccacctgtcaatcCCTGAAGTTGCTGCTTCATCTGAACTTTAATTGATTTGAACTCAACACAGCTGATTTCTTGTGAAGCCACTACAAACATTTCCCAGGACGTTTCTGAGCTCTTCTGGCTTTGCAAAATCTACTTGTGTCTTTGGGTTGACTCCAGCTGAACTATATGGGCTTTATCCTCAGCTGCTCTGAACTTCTCGACATATTGGCTGGaataatttttgccattttttcagatTCTTCTTTCAAATGTCACAAAAACTAACTCCTCATCCTCAGCAGCCTCAGGTCCATCTTCATGTGCAGAGCTAATAAAAGCCCTCCAACCTCAAAGGAAAATACAATCACACCCAGTTACTGCAAcagtcacacaaacagacacatttCTGGGTCAATGTGTCTGGTTTAGGTATGAAACAGTAAGACAACACTGCCACCATCAGGTCCAACTGTCCTCTAACGTCTTCATGAAGAAAAGCTACATTCGGCTGCTTTCTTGTCaaaaggggtcaccacagcaggtagctctgcataCTTTGAgttttacactggatgcccttcctgatgcaatcccAAATGGGATTTATGCCTCTAGCTGGAATTAAATCTACATaccctatttttatttttattcttcttatttatatgtgtgtgtatatatggttgcaggtacaaaatacatttcactgtgcattgtactgtgtataactgtgcatgtgacaaataaacactatcttaatcttaatcttaatcataTAATACATACCAtatatgctgtgtaccttaccggctacaaatgtatatgttttgatatctgtatatagtgttttgatgtgtgtacatgtgtgtatatgtatatgtgtgtattgacattgatatatattttatgtacacagtgcttatgtatatgtgtatagtttttctattctattctattttagttcatttggttttactcatccttttcatttttctctgtactgagctgctgtaatgcgcaaatttccccgttgtgggatcattaaagttttatcttaacCCTTCACTTGCCATTGAAAtatgttaaccactacactactGAGCCACTATCTTCTTCATGAAAGAAAGATTACAAAAATTAAGTGAACTGTCATCGACCCAAGGAACACATTTAAGGCTCACTTAGACGGCGTTTGGGACTGACTGAAAAGCATCTTCACTGCTACTCACAGATTTCCCGTAGGAGTCGTGCACTGGTGAAATGATGCCTCCAATCACAATGAAACGCCCTGTTTTGTGCAGATATTCTCTGGCTTTTTctgaaaggaaagaaacaaacataaaaagaaaatcaacgTGAGAACCTATTGAAGCATTTGTTCTTATATTGCAGCACACAGTTTGTATGCTACAAAATGAAGTTGAGCACCATAGCAGCACACCGTCAAACACAACCTGCTGTATGTTAATGCTGAAAGAGTtgcttttacattaaaaataaatcccatTCTTCTGACATGACTCAGATGTcttgatttaattttattttatattttaaaaatgtttattcagcAACAATTCTTGTGAATTTACTGATCATTTAAAGTTCACAGCAGTTTGGTTTACTTATTAAACAaatcgtccccttagaattataaggttctatctgacatttttgacgaaGTTGACTTATTGTCATATTCTTATTCATTGACTGCTAATtaacaatatgtaagagattttttttagtaatatacaactttggccattttactcacaaaacaaaaaggttctatttgcaaaatcaagctttaacttggtattataaggttctattatTTAATATCTCAAAACGGGTCagaatgcagatagaaccttataattctaaggggacgaaATACCAAAACTGCAGCCGAGTTACAGTGACTACAAACATTCTGGTTAACTTCAATACAAACTACAGCGAcacaggacaaaacaaaaataactcaaaaaatATGCAGGTTATGTCTTCAGTCTGTGGTTCATATGTTTAGAGAACAGGATCTTGTTCAGTGTTTGTGCTGTAATACCTGAACTAATTTTCTTCCTCATAAATACCTGTAAAATTATCAGAAAAACATTAAACCTgaccaataaaaagaaaactgaaacaacCACAACTCCCTCTGGAAACTACCGGAGACTacactgaaatgaaaagaaaaaccaaaaatagAATAACTAATGTCCTGCAACAGAATGGCCACTTGTCCAGGTGTACCTGTAAATATCCATAAATACCTGTAAGTACTCACAaataccaataaataaataaatacctgtAAATTCTTGTAACCAACAAACTGCCTTCAAGCGATTATTTCATCCCTGTGGTTGTGTTTAGTTGCTTGTTGTTATATATTCTGTAGTTATGGGGAAGGCTTTAGGACCCAGGGTTCCGTGTACGTTTTGGTCATTTGTTTCTCCGTTTTGAAAACAGATATTGAAAAACGAAAAACggatgttttttattttcatttcataatcCAAATCcatataatgtaaaataaattatataattttttccctttgaaattaaaacataaattcgcaaagaaacagaaaaacgtctcagctttttatttttctcaaaaagAGTTCAGCGACAAAAGCACACCAAACAAGTgagtccaaaacagaagcaaaggAAGCACTGAACCAGCCAGGAAACCAGCCGGGAAACCAGCCGGGAAACAGCCAGGAAACCAGTCAGGAAACAGCCAGGAAACCAGCTGGGAAATAGCCGGGAAACCAGCCAGGAAACATCCGGAATCAGCCGGAAAACTAGCCAGGAAACCAATCGGAAAACCAGCCGGGAAACCAGCCGCGAAACAGCCGGGAAACCAGCCAGGAAACCTGCTGGGAAACAGCCGGGAAACCAGCCAGGAAACCAGTCAGGAAACAGCCAGGAAACCAATCGGGAAACCAGCCAGGAAACCAGCCGCGAAACAGCCGGGAAACCAGCCAGGAAACCAGTCAGGAAACCGCCGGGAAACCAGCCAGGAAACCAGTCAGGAAACAGCCGGGAAACCAACCAGGAAACCAGTCAGGAAACAGCCGGGAAACCAGCCAGGAAACCAGTCAGGAAACAGCCAGGAAACCAATCGGGAAACCAGCCAGGAAACCAGTCAGGAAACAGCCGGGAAACCAGCCAGGAAACCAGTCAGGAAACAGCCGGGAAACCAACCAGGAAACCAGCCGGGAAACAGCCAGAGAACATCAGCTCAACTTCTTTTGCTACTTTAAACGTagtttttattgtgttgtgtCATTTGCTTTTCCATTTCATAGCGTGGTCACGTTTCTGAATCCGTCTCATTAAAAGTTTTTCAGAGCATGTGAAAAAGCTGAGGTACAGATCTTTAGCTGATACAGATGTGTTTTCTAATTCACTTCTATGTTAAAGgctgttttgtgtctgtttttatggAAGTCTGTATATTGGTCCCAGTATTGGCTGGACTCCTTGGTGGGatcttcctggttaaataaaggttaaatgaagtaaaaatattatGGGTGATAGTTGACAAATTCAGGGTCCAGGAACACAAATTAACACCCTCCTAAAAAccttccagctttttttttttttttttaatttatattttttctgctcgTTTTTATGGTGGCCCTGAAGTGCAAACCACATCATCAAATCACTAGTCACAactacaaatttaaaaacacaacaacacaacactaTGACATCTTACAAAAGCACAATAACATTAACTAAGcataattacaaattacaaaaacacaacgaCATTAACAAAACAGAAGAGGTAGGTTCCAGTGGGAAACTTGAGAAATCGCTGATTGGACGACAGCACTGTTGGCTTTGAAACCGGAAGTGAGGTTTGTTGAAAACATGAATATTACTGGTGACAGCTCAACCAGTTCTTTTCCACAGCTAGGGCAATACTGTACAAAGCGCTGTGACTGTCTTCTCACCTATCCAAACATTGAAAGTGTGAATGCCCTAACTTCCGGTTCAAAAGCCAAAagtgttgttgtagttgtgaCTAGTGAATTGTCGATGTGGTTTGCACTTCAGGGCCACCGTACTTTTcagttttgagtttatttatatcAGCATTGGTTTGAGTGACAGTGGTATCGTTAACATATCACCTGTTTACTTTTTATCTtcaatggtttttttttttttccacattcaaTTTTAATCCAGTAAAATGATCTCGGTTTAAGGAGACTCTTAATGAACCTTTATTTCAGTTAAGGTGGAAATTTATGGGTTAACAAACAGGAgaatttatttaatataattttataattcatGAATACCGTtaacattaaattaatatttttgttaGATAAACGGATatttaaatggaaacaaataaatgaaaaaatgaattaGAGGTCATTTTTGCTTATCTTTTGACTTTAAAGAGATTTTTGGAAATCCTCAGATGGCCTCAGACCTTCACATATACCGTTAACAGCAGCATTGGTAACAATGAGTAAATTATCATCTTTGATTGTTTAAAAATGAGGGGATCCTGTCCCGTCTGAAGGATGTAAGCCTGAAACATCAGTGATTACAGAAAAACTCTGTGATGATGTTCCAGCAGAAACCTTCACATCTGTGAATTATTCATCTGCAGATCCTCATGAACGTAAAACGGAAATGTTCTGTTAGCTCACAGAAATGTTTGTCTGCATCCacagtgttaaaataaatatgcttATCAGTATAATTCACTGAGCTACATTTGTGACAGCGGCCGTGTAGAATAATTAGTGATTACAGCTGTCAGACTTTTTCAGCGGAAGTTACTGTTCCAGAATGAAAGGCCAAAGAACACCTCCGTTATGGCGCATCTACGGTGAGAAATCCTTTTCGGATTACAGTCCGGCCTGTAACCTCCGCTAATGACGCAAAGAAAGGCAGCTGAGCAAGGCACTAATACCCCCCGGCCTCCTACACGTACACTGACggcctgtgtctgtttttgtcacGGTTTGGCAGCGGGTTTAGCTGGATCAGAGCGCTCAGAGGGATTGGGGGGACCCCGGAGTATCCGGGACGATTCGGGAGACAGGCTTCATTTCTGGGCTGCGCCACACGCTGCGCGAGACAAGCGGAGCTTTGGAAGGGACCGTTTCCGTGTTTCTTAGCCCTGAAAATGGGTTGCGGCAGCGGGGACCAGGTTTACATGCTGGTCTAgttgtgcgtttgtgtgtattATCTGGATTTTACTGGAGCCGTCGCCCATTTCAGCACCACCCCGGTGGACAGCGGCCTGGCACAACAGACCAAAGTCCGTTCAGATTTCTGCCGTTTTTACGGCTCAGTCACATTCGTCGGATCTTTAGCGCTaacattttttggggggtggtggggtggtggtggatCTGTAATCGTTGTCCCCCAATACACACAGACCTGTCTACTCCCCTTCACAGCGCGGTTGCTTACCGAACATATGGATGTGTCCTTTGGTGATGGGGTTGAAGCTGCCGCAGGACAGTAGGATAACGTGGGTTTTGGTGGTTTCTGTCATGGTGTTCCTGTGCACCGGTCCGTTCCGGTCCCGGTCCTGTGCGGTTCTGTGATGCTTGTTTATAGAAAAGCAGCCGCTGCggagtgagtgtgagagagagagagcgagaggaagAGGCGAGGCTGGTGAGGCTGCGGCAGGATGCTGGAGGAAGCAGCGTCAGTGCGTTAAAGAGACACTCACACCGCGTCACCGCTGCGCTCAGTGGACGTAC
This portion of the Archocentrus centrarchus isolate MPI-CPG fArcCen1 chromosome 17, fArcCen1, whole genome shotgun sequence genome encodes:
- the nmnat2 gene encoding nicotinamide/nicotinic acid mononucleotide adenylyltransferase 2 gives rise to the protein MTETTKTHVILLSCGSFNPITKGHIHMFEKAREYLHKTGRFIVIGGIISPVHDSYGKSGLVSSRHRLTMCQLAVQNSDWIRVDPWECYQDTWQTTCSVLEHHRDLMKRVTGCILSNVNTPSTTPVIGQPQNQTTSIYQNHNNMNHKPTAIKVWGKISESLGKICCVRPHMERFTFVDENANLGTAMRYEEIELRILLLCGSDLLESFCIPGLWKDSDMEVIVGDFGIVVVPRDGADTERIINHSSVLRKFKDNIIVVKDAISHPMSIVSSTKSRLALQHGDGHVVDYLSQPVIDYILQSQLYINASG